The Desulfovibrio sp. Huiquan2017 genome includes a window with the following:
- a CDS encoding DsrE family protein, whose amino-acid sequence MPTKDSLCIVWTSSDPEVAENLAFMYAHNALKEGWWEQVRVIIWGPSAALAARDETIQTRLKAMLADGVEIWACRACAENYGVTDRLEALGANVLYVGKPFTDMLKDGWTQLTF is encoded by the coding sequence ATGCCCACGAAAGACTCCCTGTGTATCGTCTGGACCTCCTCCGACCCCGAAGTGGCTGAAAATCTGGCCTTCATGTATGCGCATAACGCCCTCAAGGAAGGATGGTGGGAACAGGTCCGCGTGATCATCTGGGGACCTTCGGCCGCCCTGGCCGCGCGGGATGAAACCATCCAAACACGGCTCAAGGCAATGCTGGCCGACGGCGTGGAGATCTGGGCCTGCCGGGCGTGCGCCGAAAACTACGGCGTGACCGACCGGCTCGAAGCGCTGGGCGCAAATGTGCTCTACGTGGGCAAACCCTTTACCGACATGCTCAAGGACGGCTGGACCCAGTTGACGTTCTGA
- a CDS encoding response regulator, with the protein MNDTQTAKSRGQQPPPVRILIAEDSESNQMLLSLYLTDSGYALDFAANGREAVSLFKAGSYSLVLMDIFMPILDGLDATREIRDFERDRGLSPVPIAAVSANAFTEDRERSLQAGCTNFLAKPIRKIPLLKFIADTLGD; encoded by the coding sequence GTGAACGACACGCAAACCGCCAAAAGCCGGGGACAGCAGCCCCCTCCTGTGCGCATCCTCATCGCCGAGGATTCGGAAAGCAACCAGATGCTCCTCTCCCTGTACCTGACCGATTCCGGCTACGCCCTGGACTTCGCCGCAAATGGCCGTGAGGCCGTGTCCCTTTTCAAGGCGGGCTCCTACTCCCTGGTGCTCATGGACATCTTCATGCCCATCCTGGACGGTCTGGACGCCACCCGCGAAATCCGCGACTTCGAACGGGATCGCGGACTCTCCCCGGTGCCCATCGCGGCCGTGTCCGCCAACGCCTTCACCGAGGACAGGGAACGCTCCCTCCAAGCGGGCTGCACCAATTTTCTGGCCAAGCCCATCCGCAAGATTCCATTGCTCAAATTCATCGCCGACACCCTGGGAGACTGA
- a CDS encoding GAF domain-containing protein — MPSTDLLHNILRLQEPEAALACRTEGGPPGEARIIAANEAACTLFDLTREELQSRTPGEVITNFATLAEDAPMFETGSRHIEHTLCGTNRATPVEIRSHGLDLDGETFFVIILRDITVRRRREMKCDLNEQRFKTLYTLSRMMDRSVEEILDYALVQGVYMTDSRMGYIGFMDEAESRLTLRPWAVPDLGECTVHDKTPIFRIEKGGLWAEAVRQRKPIIANDYASAPGRRGTPEGHVPLVRHMNIPVIDKNRIRLLVGVANKDEDYTESDVVQLSLIMEGVWHIIQRKRMEADLIRAMREARQADRAKSQFLANMSHELRTPLNGIMGMTQLLLDTEGLSEEQKEYLTLSLESSIQLSGVLTSLLDLSCIESGGTGLNRKDFDLPEVIRSAVSPMLPQAELKGVGLICNLGDLPATVYGDAEKLRQTLINLIHNGVKFTQEGSVTVTASCSPLPHDPDMVMLSVSVTDTGMGVPEDKREAVFESFTLGEEYMTKRYSGLGLGLTISRKLAEIMGGAIELENSTSGGSVFTLNVPLLCRLDRLAPLARKEKTDRALNILVAENEEVNALVTSRLLRKHGHAATVVGNGQHAIDTLMRGGFDMVLMDVRIPVVNGLEVTEIIRSGAAEGIDADIPIIGLTAVADEMDRNRLLDAGMNAVVTKTFDAAEILDAVQDAARNR, encoded by the coding sequence ATGCCCAGCACCGACCTCCTCCATAACATCCTCAGATTGCAGGAACCGGAAGCCGCATTGGCCTGCCGGACGGAGGGGGGCCCACCGGGCGAGGCACGCATCATCGCGGCCAACGAGGCCGCCTGCACCCTGTTCGACCTGACCCGCGAGGAACTCCAAAGCCGGACGCCCGGCGAAGTCATCACCAATTTCGCAACCCTGGCCGAAGACGCCCCCATGTTCGAGACCGGTTCCCGGCACATCGAGCATACCCTATGCGGGACAAATCGGGCCACCCCCGTGGAAATTCGCTCGCACGGGCTGGACCTCGACGGCGAGACCTTCTTCGTCATCATCCTCCGGGACATCACCGTGCGGCGACGGCGGGAAATGAAATGCGACCTGAATGAACAACGCTTCAAGACCCTGTACACCCTCTCAAGAATGATGGACAGATCCGTGGAGGAAATCCTCGACTACGCCTTGGTGCAGGGCGTGTACATGACCGACAGCCGCATGGGTTACATAGGCTTCATGGACGAAGCGGAATCCCGGCTGACCCTGCGCCCCTGGGCCGTGCCCGACCTGGGAGAGTGCACCGTGCACGACAAGACGCCCATCTTCCGTATCGAAAAAGGAGGACTGTGGGCCGAGGCCGTGCGCCAGCGCAAGCCTATCATCGCCAACGACTACGCCTCGGCCCCGGGTAGGCGGGGCACCCCCGAAGGACACGTGCCCCTGGTCCGGCACATGAACATCCCGGTCATCGACAAAAATCGCATCCGACTGTTGGTCGGGGTGGCCAACAAAGACGAAGACTACACCGAGTCCGACGTGGTCCAGCTTTCTCTGATCATGGAGGGGGTCTGGCACATCATCCAGCGCAAACGCATGGAGGCCGACCTGATCCGGGCCATGCGCGAGGCCCGGCAGGCCGACCGGGCCAAGAGCCAATTTCTGGCCAATATGAGTCATGAGCTGCGCACGCCCTTGAACGGCATCATGGGCATGACCCAATTGCTCCTGGACACCGAAGGGCTCTCGGAAGAACAGAAGGAATACCTGACCCTCAGCCTGGAATCGAGCATCCAGCTGTCCGGGGTGCTGACCTCCCTGCTCGACCTGTCGTGCATCGAATCCGGCGGCACCGGCTTGAACCGGAAGGATTTCGACCTGCCCGAAGTCATCCGCTCCGCCGTATCCCCCATGCTCCCACAGGCCGAGCTCAAGGGGGTTGGCCTTATCTGCAACCTGGGCGATCTTCCGGCCACAGTCTACGGCGACGCCGAAAAACTCCGCCAGACTCTCATCAACCTGATACACAATGGTGTGAAATTCACCCAGGAGGGTTCGGTCACGGTCACGGCATCCTGCTCGCCGCTGCCGCATGACCCGGACATGGTCATGCTGTCCGTTTCGGTGACCGACACCGGCATGGGCGTCCCCGAAGACAAACGCGAGGCCGTATTCGAGAGCTTCACGCTCGGCGAGGAGTACATGACCAAGCGCTACAGCGGCCTGGGCCTCGGCCTGACCATCTCCCGCAAGCTGGCCGAGATCATGGGCGGGGCCATCGAATTGGAGAACTCCACAAGCGGAGGATCCGTTTTCACCCTGAACGTCCCCCTGCTGTGCAGGCTGGACCGGCTCGCCCCCCTCGCCCGGAAGGAAAAAACCGACCGGGCCCTGAACATCCTCGTGGCCGAAAACGAAGAGGTCAACGCTCTGGTCACCTCGCGACTGCTCCGCAAGCACGGCCATGCCGCCACCGTGGTGGGCAACGGCCAACACGCCATCGACACCCTCATGCGGGGCGGATTCGACATGGTGCTCATGGACGTCCGGATACCGGTCGTCAACGGCCTCGAAGTCACCGAGATCATCCGCTCGGGCGCGGCCGAAGGCATCGACGCGGACATCCCGATCATCGGTCTGACCGCCGTTGCGGACGAAATGGACCGCAACCGACTCCTCGACGCGGGCATGAACGCGGTCGTGACCAAAACCTTCGACGCCGCCGAGATCCTGGACGCCGTCCAGGACGCGGCCCGGAACCGTTGA
- a CDS encoding electron transfer flavoprotein subunit alpha, giving the protein MTVLFLAHTECDNSLHKSALEALTSAKGLAEDLSCGLVVGLIGADVASAAESIGGCGAKFYGVSGADFADGRYSSDLAAAEAIAKACDAEVIVAPATSRFSRALPGLAVRLDGRVDTHLSGLSVEGGKPVAKRWFYRQRMEGTLIRDERPWVLTLDSGCAEPFAGAGAVDVEPLSVDVSGVRTKVAGMECASEDQQTIRPDAPLLFVAGAGWTKKQADGATHVGEAESVILSFLDATKSSLGSSKSLVDISGEGGAVISFLTHMHQVGQTGATPRHPKGLSTCCHGEEPHVVGWRFIKERRAINLDAGCGWAQGKCDVLYVADAFAVMEKVNELLG; this is encoded by the coding sequence ATGACTGTTTTGTTTCTTGCTCATACCGAATGCGACAATTCCCTGCACAAGTCCGCTCTGGAGGCGTTGACCTCGGCCAAGGGATTGGCTGAAGACCTGAGCTGCGGCCTTGTCGTCGGGCTCATCGGCGCGGACGTCGCCTCGGCGGCCGAGTCCATCGGCGGCTGCGGTGCGAAATTCTACGGCGTGTCCGGCGCGGACTTCGCGGACGGACGCTATTCTTCCGATCTGGCTGCGGCCGAAGCCATCGCCAAGGCCTGTGATGCCGAGGTGATTGTGGCTCCGGCAACCTCCCGTTTCAGTCGCGCCCTGCCCGGCCTGGCTGTGCGTTTGGACGGTCGGGTGGACACCCACCTGTCCGGCTTAAGCGTTGAGGGCGGCAAGCCCGTGGCCAAGCGGTGGTTCTACCGCCAGCGCATGGAGGGCACCTTGATCCGCGATGAGCGGCCTTGGGTCCTGACGCTGGACTCCGGTTGCGCCGAGCCCTTTGCGGGGGCGGGCGCGGTCGATGTCGAACCGCTTTCCGTGGACGTCTCCGGCGTGCGCACCAAGGTGGCGGGCATGGAATGCGCCTCCGAGGATCAGCAGACCATCCGTCCGGATGCGCCGCTGTTGTTCGTGGCGGGCGCAGGCTGGACCAAGAAGCAGGCCGACGGCGCCACCCACGTGGGTGAGGCCGAATCGGTCATTTTGTCCTTCCTGGACGCGACCAAATCGTCGCTCGGCTCGTCCAAGTCCCTGGTGGATATCTCGGGCGAGGGCGGCGCGGTCATTTCGTTCCTGACCCACATGCATCAGGTGGGGCAGACCGGCGCGACTCCGCGCCATCCCAAGGGATTGTCCACGTGCTGCCATGGCGAGGAGCCGCATGTGGTGGGCTGGCGTTTCATCAAGGAGCGCCGGGCGATCAACCTGGACGCCGGTTGCGGCTGGGCCCAGGGCAAGTGCGACGTGCTCTACGTGGCCGACGCCTTTGCCGTCATGGAGAAGGTCAACGAACTGCTTGGCTGA
- a CDS encoding 4Fe-4S ferredoxin: protein MSDETPRVEMETDIVCVGFGPAAGGFLTTLARGLMNEDGTPVAESKVMPGMPPQVICYERADDIGFGVSGVVTKGRAFRASFPNLDLSEIPMACEVREEKVLFLTDPVGASRRPGLFRLAEKILGGFMKDGAYELPYIPKFLEKHPGMLFSIGQLNQWVGSNLMGTGMAQIWPSSPVAEPLVEGTAVKGVRMADQGVDKDGTPNAGYMPGMDMKAALTVVADGPVGPVGQKLNRKLGMPGGHHQREWAVGMKCVVDLPEGCDWQPGTVLHTIGYPEPEIFGFLYVYPGNVASLGIFVPSWFDNPVRTAYRYMQHWMLHPYLWKRLQGGTMRSWGAKSLNESGKRGEPILCGDGFARIGEGSGSTNVLTGSGVDEAWATGAQLGEAVLELLKSGRAFTKENLENTYVSRRRASWVEKEAEVAEKSRDGFTRSVLSGFLGMGLTGLTNGLLNVPGKALKPQERIPSIEDYYRDIIPAGDIAAIRAECSKKGVSLHDALMDRAGWPEIPLDGQLLVSHQDALLMGGKVQANPGYGDHVRFADPAVCAACREQVCIEACSGQAIYTNPDGGTPLFDREKCVHCGVCMWNCSKSNPADGERTNVRFLAGSGGLHSVEN from the coding sequence ATGAGCGACGAAACGCCGCGTGTCGAAATGGAAACGGACATTGTATGTGTGGGCTTCGGCCCTGCCGCGGGCGGGTTCCTGACGACCTTGGCGCGCGGGCTGATGAACGAGGACGGCACGCCCGTGGCCGAAAGCAAGGTCATGCCGGGCATGCCGCCGCAGGTCATCTGTTACGAGCGCGCCGACGACATCGGCTTCGGCGTGTCGGGCGTGGTCACCAAGGGGAGGGCTTTCCGGGCTTCGTTTCCGAACCTGGACCTGTCCGAGATCCCCATGGCATGCGAGGTCAGGGAGGAAAAAGTCCTGTTCCTGACCGATCCGGTGGGTGCGAGCCGCAGGCCCGGGCTGTTCCGGCTGGCCGAGAAGATTCTTGGCGGCTTCATGAAGGACGGCGCGTATGAATTGCCGTACATTCCGAAATTTTTGGAAAAGCATCCGGGCATGCTCTTTTCCATCGGTCAGCTCAACCAATGGGTTGGATCGAATCTGATGGGCACCGGCATGGCCCAGATATGGCCGTCCAGCCCGGTGGCCGAACCCCTGGTCGAGGGCACGGCGGTCAAAGGCGTGCGCATGGCCGATCAGGGCGTGGACAAGGACGGCACCCCGAATGCGGGCTACATGCCGGGCATGGACATGAAGGCCGCCCTGACCGTGGTGGCCGACGGCCCGGTGGGCCCGGTTGGGCAGAAGCTCAACCGCAAGCTGGGCATGCCCGGCGGCCATCACCAACGCGAGTGGGCCGTGGGCATGAAATGCGTGGTGGACCTGCCCGAAGGGTGCGACTGGCAGCCCGGCACCGTGTTGCATACCATCGGCTACCCTGAGCCCGAGATTTTCGGCTTTCTGTACGTCTACCCCGGCAACGTGGCGTCCCTGGGCATCTTCGTGCCCTCCTGGTTCGATAATCCGGTGCGCACCGCCTACCGTTACATGCAGCATTGGATGCTGCATCCGTACCTGTGGAAGCGTCTCCAGGGCGGGACCATGCGTTCCTGGGGAGCCAAATCCCTGAACGAATCCGGCAAGCGCGGCGAACCCATCCTGTGCGGCGATGGCTTTGCCCGCATCGGCGAGGGTTCCGGCTCCACCAACGTGCTCACCGGCTCGGGTGTGGACGAGGCCTGGGCCACGGGCGCACAGCTCGGCGAGGCCGTGTTGGAACTGCTCAAGTCCGGCCGGGCCTTCACCAAGGAAAATCTGGAAAACACCTATGTTTCCCGCCGCCGCGCCTCCTGGGTCGAAAAGGAGGCCGAGGTGGCCGAAAAGTCGCGCGACGGCTTTACCCGTTCCGTGCTCTCCGGCTTCCTGGGCATGGGCCTGACCGGCCTGACCAACGGACTTTTGAACGTGCCGGGCAAGGCGCTCAAGCCGCAGGAGCGCATTCCGTCCATCGAGGACTACTATCGGGATATCATTCCGGCGGGCGACATCGCGGCCATTCGGGCCGAGTGCTCCAAGAAGGGCGTCAGCCTGCATGATGCGCTCATGGACCGCGCGGGCTGGCCGGAGATCCCTCTGGACGGCCAGCTCCTGGTTTCCCATCAGGACGCTCTGCTCATGGGCGGCAAGGTCCAGGCCAATCCCGGCTATGGCGACCATGTGCGCTTTGCCGATCCGGCGGTCTGCGCCGCCTGCCGCGAACAAGTCTGTATTGAGGCGTGCTCGGGCCAGGCCATTTACACCAATCCCGACGGTGGTACGCCGCTCTTCGACCGCGAAAAGTGCGTGCACTGCGGGGTATGCATGTGGAATTGCAGCAAGTCCAACCCTGCGGACGGAGAGCGGACCAACGTCCGGTTTCTGGCCGGTTCCGGCGGGCTGCATTCCGTGGAGAATTAG
- a CDS encoding electron transfer flavoprotein subunit beta codes for MGSEFHIVVCGSIVPDPLQTLAPQDGPAGPSLKNEMMLPAVLDPWAGHALYEAANLAAGNPGSQVWLVSLGPKAKLQQVMMSVAQKVPFQLVVADGSASGFADGYETARVLAQTIEGINGLDKSKLLLFGGWQSASRGSGAVIQMVGEMLGVTEQFQGVDKLTVGGDGSLEVLERVEGGAYQKSVVDGAPAAFGWATGELPEPPNNPQVGMQNMQRNMPALMQAKPADLSGTSLKFSSVELPRQRRETRVVKDVPVEEMAREIVEWIKG; via the coding sequence ATGGGTAGTGAATTCCACATCGTGGTCTGCGGCTCCATCGTCCCGGACCCGCTCCAGACGCTCGCCCCCCAGGACGGGCCCGCCGGGCCGTCCCTGAAGAACGAAATGATGCTTCCCGCCGTGCTTGACCCGTGGGCCGGGCACGCCTTGTACGAGGCCGCGAATCTGGCGGCCGGGAATCCGGGCAGTCAGGTCTGGCTGGTCAGCCTCGGCCCCAAGGCCAAGCTCCAGCAGGTCATGATGTCCGTGGCCCAGAAGGTTCCGTTCCAGTTGGTCGTGGCCGACGGCAGTGCCTCGGGTTTCGCCGACGGCTACGAGACCGCCAGGGTGTTGGCCCAGACCATTGAGGGCATAAACGGCCTGGACAAGTCCAAGCTGCTGCTCTTCGGCGGCTGGCAATCCGCTTCGCGCGGTTCCGGCGCGGTTATCCAGATGGTCGGCGAGATGCTCGGCGTGACCGAGCAGTTCCAGGGCGTGGACAAGCTCACCGTGGGCGGTGACGGTTCCCTGGAAGTCTTGGAGCGCGTCGAGGGCGGCGCGTACCAGAAGTCCGTGGTGGACGGCGCTCCGGCGGCCTTCGGCTGGGCTACGGGCGAACTGCCCGAGCCGCCGAACAACCCGCAGGTGGGCATGCAGAACATGCAGCGGAACATGCCCGCGCTCATGCAGGCCAAGCCCGCCGATCTGTCCGGCACGAGCTTGAAGTTTTCCTCTGTGGAACTGCCCCGGCAGCGCCGCGAGACCCGCGTCGTCAAGGACGTGCCGGTGGAGGAAATGGCCAGGGAAATCGTCGAATGGATCAAGGGCTAG
- a CDS encoding acyl-CoA dehydrogenase family protein — protein MYTLRTLPGDDVRQIMWRFAERFDLQMSVQSARSIARSTVAKLVAEGARNTHEWTEQKGQLLDAFDQSGLTALFMDPHQGGFIEGPKNLALALVAYELAWVDAGAATSSLASCLALAPIHEKGTPEQRDKYMAACVPPQLGEDRTIWRGAFALTEPLPYVGVDTGVLCGKASVAEWKEGEEPWLQIDKRGRFITNMDFANFVTAAVESRDERIKGTFMVILEEGDEGVFDRGAPTLKMVHQLSSTRDPVLNLKVPASRIIGGYEVVDGVIVPKYNHSEIIGAVFHRTRIPVGLMTSAKLLSAVEPVIRYHRNRFRGGDACKEGSPRYDKGLQINEDALQRLADVWATGEAGCSLAFAAARLADHFDPIEKAKEAHFAAEGVTSIRKQMSVLRKLHDQVREFIAMEYGLTVERDEARYAELSNDTLVQYAYMEALAGVLNPGVKLWNTGEGANKMREAVALVGGYGITEDCPGFLMQKWTDCQLEATYEGPEAVQRRHLTMTMTSDIFGCIMENWIAQMRRAGRDVPGLGGFVLAAAMELWQWTLGHLQEATDQDGRKLYHNKRQGVTFPMADALGWILGSYSLACDVMELIEKGPQSMTLAEGLDDLAGFYKDLCHIQAARAAGEVARICSELVYGFNWNRCPTPDGGIAEKCEPELKSKAECAEDGTLGDQSKCARPDLVRFRELKAAVDMCLAGSRLAKDRAGNALAEVMIPEALDYPQG, from the coding sequence ATGTATACTCTTCGTACTCTTCCGGGAGACGACGTCCGGCAGATCATGTGGCGTTTTGCCGAGCGTTTCGACCTCCAGATGTCCGTGCAGAGCGCCCGGTCCATCGCCCGCTCCACGGTAGCCAAGCTGGTGGCCGAAGGCGCGCGCAATACCCATGAGTGGACCGAACAAAAAGGCCAGCTCCTGGACGCCTTCGACCAGTCCGGGCTGACCGCCCTGTTCATGGATCCCCATCAGGGCGGCTTCATCGAAGGCCCCAAGAACCTGGCCCTGGCCCTGGTCGCGTATGAGCTGGCCTGGGTGGATGCCGGTGCGGCCACGTCCTCCCTGGCCTCCTGTCTGGCGCTTGCGCCCATCCACGAGAAGGGCACCCCCGAGCAGCGCGACAAGTACATGGCCGCCTGCGTCCCGCCCCAGCTGGGCGAGGATCGCACCATCTGGCGCGGGGCCTTCGCCCTGACCGAACCGCTGCCCTATGTGGGCGTGGACACCGGCGTGCTTTGCGGCAAGGCCTCCGTGGCCGAATGGAAGGAGGGCGAGGAGCCCTGGCTCCAGATCGACAAGCGCGGTCGGTTCATCACCAACATGGATTTCGCCAACTTCGTCACCGCCGCCGTGGAATCCCGCGACGAACGCATCAAGGGAACCTTCATGGTCATCCTCGAAGAGGGTGACGAGGGTGTCTTCGATCGGGGCGCGCCCACGCTGAAGATGGTCCATCAGCTTTCCTCCACCCGTGATCCCGTCCTGAACCTCAAGGTGCCCGCCTCCCGCATCATTGGCGGCTACGAGGTCGTGGACGGTGTGATCGTGCCCAAATACAACCACTCCGAGATCATCGGGGCGGTCTTCCACCGCACCCGCATCCCCGTGGGACTGATGACCTCGGCCAAGCTGCTTTCCGCCGTGGAGCCGGTCATCCGCTACCACCGCAATCGCTTTCGGGGCGGCGACGCCTGCAAGGAAGGCTCTCCGCGTTACGACAAGGGGCTCCAGATCAACGAGGACGCCCTGCAACGTCTGGCGGACGTGTGGGCCACGGGCGAAGCAGGCTGCTCCCTGGCTTTTGCCGCCGCGCGGCTGGCCGACCATTTCGACCCCATCGAAAAGGCCAAGGAAGCCCATTTTGCGGCCGAGGGCGTGACCAGCATCCGCAAGCAGATGTCCGTCCTGCGCAAGCTCCACGACCAGGTACGCGAGTTCATCGCCATGGAATACGGTCTGACCGTCGAGCGCGACGAGGCCCGTTACGCCGAACTTTCGAACGATACCCTGGTCCAGTACGCCTACATGGAAGCCCTGGCGGGCGTTCTCAATCCCGGCGTGAAGCTCTGGAACACGGGCGAGGGCGCCAACAAGATGCGCGAGGCCGTGGCCCTGGTCGGCGGCTATGGCATCACCGAGGATTGCCCCGGCTTTCTCATGCAAAAGTGGACCGACTGCCAGTTGGAGGCCACTTATGAAGGCCCCGAGGCCGTGCAGCGTCGCCATTTGACCATGACCATGACCTCCGACATCTTCGGCTGCATCATGGAGAACTGGATTGCGCAGATGCGCCGCGCGGGCAGGGATGTGCCCGGGCTGGGCGGCTTCGTGCTCGCTGCGGCCATGGAGCTGTGGCAGTGGACCCTGGGTCATCTCCAGGAAGCCACCGACCAGGACGGCCGCAAGCTCTACCACAACAAGCGGCAAGGCGTGACCTTCCCCATGGCCGACGCTCTGGGATGGATCCTCGGCTCCTACTCCCTGGCCTGCGACGTCATGGAACTTATCGAGAAGGGCCCCCAGTCCATGACTCTGGCCGAAGGCCTCGACGATCTGGCCGGGTTCTACAAGGACTTGTGCCATATCCAGGCCGCCCGGGCCGCCGGTGAAGTGGCCCGCATCTGTTCCGAACTGGTCTACGGCTTCAACTGGAACCGCTGTCCGACCCCGGACGGCGGCATCGCCGAGAAGTGCGAGCCTGAATTGAAGTCCAAGGCGGAATGCGCCGAGGACGGCACCCTGGGCGACCAGTCCAAGTGCGCGCGCCCGGACCTGGTCCGTTTCCGTGAGCTCAAGGCCGCCGTGGACATGTGTCTGGCCGGTTCCCGGCTGGCCAAGGACCGCGCGGGCAACGCCCTGGCCGAAGTGATGATTCCCGAAGCCCTCGACTACCCGCAGGGCTAG